A section of the Lepus europaeus isolate LE1 chromosome 10, mLepTim1.pri, whole genome shotgun sequence genome encodes:
- the TROAP gene encoding tastin, protein MRAVGVHREESRSGFRDERPHVVATMTTLQAAKETFPRGVSPTPSKIPVRSQRRPPFPTVRSCALDQENQDPRGLVQKPPLGIQGPLVGAAGSKLKGTQPTERSQGSEGVSPVRITLEELRPNSGRENVGSGPPPRTEAPGAIEFVADPVALATILSGEGVKSYCLGRQSSLAQRVLIRGSQGIATRRGQGARASAYLAPRTPIQQLDPARASCFSRLEGPGPRGRSEHPQRLEATIPPAGTSLHSSARPRFQELRRGTGGSSRTTVSQASGLLLETPVQPASSLLEGEQEVVSHTDEGGGGPLGLAQRIPLREIREITHTKDGQHSHLVPSPAPVTLPMPGRVAPPPVARPSPFGRAQRVPSPGASVAATSYSVLRHFNMRPKMRFTPIPSAPRVQQARWLRGLSPQSCQEEPALSWGQIAVRLFDQETSGELQEGPGDPLAAPPAVHSSGAPRLQELKMQRISVLQQLLRQEVEGLAGDKCVPLHGAPSLDMTELQPVLAEISRTVDVLEPDSGTSCFHSELPQPCLPQGAQEARPCPATEPATPESCRGEVPELSPQDQPGAPEPCPSAEPRPQGQARAPEACPRVEQAPSEACSLPPSPQPSCSQGAPATTSLTFSSQRPLCASPPIHSLQSPRPPAGQAGPSRLAPRALALRQRLKACLSAIHCFHEARLDDECAFYTSRAPPAGPSRVCTNPVATLLEWQDALSFIPVGSAALQDSPP, encoded by the exons ATGAGGGCTGTGGGGGTTCACAGGGAGGAGAGCAGGTCCGGGTTCCGGGACGAAAGA CCTCACGTTGTAGCCACCATGACCACCCTCCAAGCCGCCAAGGAAACCTTCCCCCGGGGTGTGTCTCCCACCCCTAGCAAGATTCCCGTGCGCTCTCAGCGACGCCCACCTTTCCCTACGGTCAGATCGTGCGCCCTGGACCAAGAGAACCAAGATCCAAGG ggatTGGTGCAGAAGCCTCCGCTCGGTATTCAAGGTCCCCTTGTTGGTGCGGCAGGCTCCAAGTTGAAGGGCACGCAGCCGACAGAGAGATCACAAGGATCAGAGGGAGTCTCTCCCGTCCGGATCACCTTGGAGGAGCTCAGACCTAACTCTGGGAGAGAAAACGTGGGGTCTGGGCCCCCTCCCCGGACAG AGGCTCCGGGAGCCATAGAGTTTGTGGCTGACCCCGTAGCCCTAGCCACCATCCTATCAGGTGAGGGAGTGAAGAGTTATTGTCTGGGGCGCCAGTCCAGTCTGGCTCAGAGAGTACTGATTCGAGGGAGCCAGGGAATCGCCACCCGGAGGGGCCAG GGTGCTCGGGCCTCTGCATATTTGGCTCCCAGAACCCCCATCCAGCAACTAGACCCCGCCAGGGCTTCCTGTTTCTCAAGGTTGGAGGGTCCAGGACCCCGAGGCCGGAGTGAGCATCCCCAGAGGCTAGAGGCTACG ATTCCACCTGCAGGAACCTCCTTGCACTCCTCTGCCCGCCCCCGTTTCCAGGAGCTAAGAAGAGGGACAGGTGGCAGCAGCCG GACTACAGTGAGCCAGGCCTCGGGATTGCTCCTGGAGACCCCAGTCCAGCCTG CTTCCTCTCTCCTTGAGGGAGAGCAGGAGGTTGTCTCTCACACAGATGAAGGAGGAGGGGGCCCTCTTGGTCTGGCTCAGCGAATACCACTAAGAGAAATCCGAGAGATCACACACACCAAG GACGGCCAACACTCACACCTGgtaccctcccctgcccctgtgaCCCTGCCCATGCCCGGCCGTGTGGCGCCACCTCCTGTCGCCCGGCCATCACCTTTTGGACGAGCTCAGCGTGTCCCCTCCCCTGGTGCCTCGGTGGCAGCG ACATCATATTCAGTGTTGCGGCATTTCAACATGCGACCCAAAATGCGATTCACACCCATCCCATCAGCCCCCCGAGTCCAGCAG GCCCGATGGCTGCGTGGCCTCTCCCCTCAGTCCTGCCAGGAGGAGCCCGCCCTCTCCTGG GGACAGATTGCGGTGCGGCTGTTTGACCAGGAGACTTCCGGTGAGCTGCAAGAGGGGCCTGGGGACCCACTGGCAGCTCCCCCTGCTGTGCACTCCAGTGGAGCCCCCAGGCTCCAGGAGCTGAAGATGCAG CGCATCAGTGTCCTGCAGCAGCTGTTAAGGCAAgaggtggaggggctggcaggggacAAGTGTGTCCCCCTCCATGGGGCCCCGTCGCTGGATATGACTGAGCTGCAGCCTGTGCTGGCGGAGATTTCTAGAACTGTGGATGTCCTGGAGCCCGATTCTGGGACTTCCTGCTTTCATTCTGAGCTGCCGCAgccctgccttccacaggggGCCCAGGAGGCACGGCCCTGTCCTGCAACAGAGCCAGCAACCCCAGAGTCCTGTAGGGGTGAGGTGCCAGAGCTGTCTCCCCAGGATCAGCCCGGCGCACCAGAGCCCTGCCCTTCtgcagagccccgcccccagggccaggccagagcccctGAGGCCTGCCCTAGGGTGGAGCAGGCGCCATCAGAGGCCTGCTCCTTGCCACCCAGCCCACAGCCCTCctgcagccagggggctccagcgaCCACCAGCCTGACCTTCTCTTCCCAGCGGCCACTGTGTGCCAGCCCCCCTATCCACTCCCTCCAGTCTCCGAGGCCCCCTGCGGGCCAGGCAG GCCCCAGCAGGCTGGCCCCGCGGGCCCTGGCCCTGAGACAGCGCCTCAAAGCCTGTCTAAGCGCCATCCACTGCTTCCACGAGGCCCGGCTGGACGACGAGTGCGCCTTCTACACCAGCCGAGCCCCTCCCGCAGGCCCCAGCCGGGTGTGCACCAACCCTGTGGCCACACTACTCGAATGGCAGGACGCCCTG AGTTTCATCCCGGTTGGTTCTGCTgccctgcaggactctccacccTGA